The following are encoded together in the Macadamia integrifolia cultivar HAES 741 chromosome 10, SCU_Mint_v3, whole genome shotgun sequence genome:
- the LOC122091395 gene encoding scaffold attachment factor B1-like → MISPKFHFCTISLPLSLSLSLSLSLPLTTSTSRDKKISCYYSLETSPVNRQSSQAGMDLGSPNSRLEEINDAQKEEGSFSVGKLDLNLAVSREEGSDAYGRETVTVDLNRQSKHGSPFFPAGVRCEESDSFSMKSSLSGRTEFEHDEVGEKSFIHDPEGLKSPLKDTHYQGGTGSLSYSPSGKSSYPHDSEMSPDERNEEAYRVWESSRIADTSYQEEEEEEEEEEEGEEGEEEEEEEDMQKVNFDPGRGYSALHDGKVKDYSGNASGDSQNEKTESTYEEVEKGASDYHGKKLLSPEKMQDNGDKSTREVFYHSSNSPSENGKMERLRSDLDSPQITPKRPASSGRQMSVSPERSPYIEQSPQERLSSPRGDQDPSYYPRSSRERHSPRSSRKRYSPSLQKFGVESKRVPSQRTSISPKRRSHQDSQHRGDASPRRNYSPSSHRKQERSMLRSPIRRRDSSSGSKGDHRGRSRSRSPYARAHYRRSPRRRYSPSHRSPPSRYSRKRPWSPPHNRNTGIGRPGNNLFVAGFSFVTTERDLERKFSRFGRVRNVRIVRDKRSGDSRGFGFLSLERDEDADAAIRALDKSEWNGRIVLVEKSNTPTS, encoded by the exons ATGATCTCTCCGAAATTCCATTTCTGTaccatctctctccctctctctctctctctctctctctctctctctctgccattGACGACATCGACAAGCCGAGACAAGAAAATCTCCTGCTACTATTCGCTGGAAACCTCTCCTGTAAACCGTCAAAGCAGCCAAGCAG GGATGGATTTGGGTTCTCCCAATTCGAGATTGGAAGAGATTAATGATGCTCAGAAAGAGGAAGGTTCCTTTTCTGTCGGAAAACTAGACCTTAATCTTGCAGTGAGCAGAGAAGAAGGGAGTGATGCTTATGGCCGTGAGACAGTTACAGTGGATTTGAATAGGCAGAGTAAACATGGCTCCCCTTTCTTTCCTGCTGGTGTTCGGTGTGAGGAGTCAGATTCCTTTTCCATGAAATCCAGTTTGTCTGGGAGGACTGAATTCGAACATGATGAGGTTGGGGAAAAATCTTTTATTCATGATCCAGAGGGTTTGAAGTCTCCATTAAAGGACACGCATTACCAAGGTGGAACTGGGTCCTTATCTTACAGTCCCTCTGGTAAATCTTCATACCCACATGACTCAGAAATGTCTCCAGatgaaagaaatgaagaagccTATCGCGTGTGGGAATCTTCTAGGATAGCTGATACCAGCTAtcaggaggaagaagaagaagaagaagaagaagaagaaggagaagaaggagaagaagaagaagaggaagaagatatgcAGAAGGTCAATTTTGATCCAGGCCGGGGATACTCTGCTCTGCATGATGGAAAAGTAAAGGATTATTCTGGAAATGCATCTGGAGATTCACAAAATGAGAAAACTGAATCAACCTATGAGGAAGTAGAAAAGGGGGCGTCTGATTACCATGGAAAAAAGTTGTTGTCCCCTGAAAAGATGCAAGACAATGGTGACAAGAGCACAAGGGAAGTCTTCTACCATTCAAGTAATTCACCATCTGAGAATGGAAAGATGGAGCGGCTTCGTTCTGATCTTGACTCTCCACAAATAACCCCAAAAAGACCTGCATCATCGGGGAGACAAATGTCAGTTTCTCCTGAAAGGTCACCTTATATAGAACAATCTCCACAAGAAAGACTATCTTCACCACGGGGTGATCAAGACCCATCATATTACCCTAGATCATCTAGAGAAAGACATTCCCCTAGATCATCGAGGAAGAGATACTCACCTTCTCTTCAGAAGTTTGGTGTGGAAAGTAAAAGAGTTCCATCCCAGAGAACTTCTATTTCTCCAAAGAGGCGGTCTCATCAAGATTCACAGCACAGGGGTGATGCATCACCTAGAAGGAATTATTCTCCATCAAGCCATAGAAAACAAGAGAGGTCCATGTTGAGATCACCCATCAGGCGCAGGGATTCTTCTTCTGGTTCCAAAGGGGATCATCGTGGCAGATCCCGGTCAAGGTCCCCGTATGCAAGAGCCCATTACAGAAGATCCCCGAG GAGGAGATATTCCCCTAGCCACAGATCTCCTCCTTCCAGGTATTCTAGGAAGAGACCTTGGTCACCACCTCATAATCGGAACACTGGAATCGGGAGACCTGGAAATAATCTATTTGTTGCGGGCTTTAGCTTTGTGACTACGGAAAGAGATCTTGAAAGGAAATTTTCAAGGTTTGGCCGTGTCAGAAATGTCCGCATAGTTCGGGATAAGAG GTCGGGTGATTCTCGTGGTTTTGGCTTCCTGTCCTTGGAAAGAGATGAAGATGCAGATGCTGCAATTCGAGCTCTTGACAAGTCTGAATGGAATGGCCGGATTGTCCTAGTAGAGAAATCAAATACACCAACTAGCTGA